The following proteins are co-located in the Tachysurus vachellii isolate PV-2020 chromosome 17, HZAU_Pvac_v1, whole genome shotgun sequence genome:
- the si:ch211-222n4.2 gene encoding coiled-coil domain-containing protein 74B, whose product MGVSDDTSDISEGGTKSVPESTGGLITSLQPLRIHGSLSEPPRTPTLRECEVIIRQLYNANSLQSQELVRIKEVLRDIVFNRKITPENYILAKAYLADEKRTEEPEMFPKLPFQSLPKGLAVCQANMAERVILPSLKQSLSRRTRAVQRSCLWRKIP is encoded by the exons ATGGGAGTCAGTGACGACACGTCTGACATTTCAGAAGGCGGTACCAAGTCTGTTCCAGAATCCACAGGGGGTCTCATCACTTCTCTGCAGCCTCTAAGAATCCATGGCAGCCTGTCTGAACCACCTCGAACCCCCACACTGCGGGAGTGTGAGGTCATTATACGGCAGCTGTATAATGCCAACAGTCTTCAGTCTCAGGAA CTTGTACGCATCAAGGAAGTCCTCAGGGACATTGTGTTCAACCGGAAAATCACCCCAGAGAACTACATTTTGGCCAAAGCTTATCTCGCTGATGAGAAAAG AACTGAGGAGCCAGAGATGTTTCCAAAACTTCCTTTTCAATCCCTGCCTAAAGGACT GGCAGTGTGTCAGGCCAACATGGCAGAGAGAGTGATCCTTCCCTCACTCAAACAGAGCCTCAGCAGGAGAACTCGAGCTGTGCAAAGGAGCTGCTTATGGAGGAAAataccataa